The genomic stretch GTGGATTTTTACGTTGAATTACTTTAAAGTTTACTGACATATTCTTTTCTTTTTTTAATTAATATGAGTAGAAAAGTAAAAAAACATATTGGCTTATGCACTATGAATTTTGTAAGCGTAGCGTTTTGTTTATAAGCGTTGCTATTTAACATTTTTTTAAAGGAGTTTTACTTACTTTCTTATGAAATAGCTCGTAATGAAGCGTTATATACAAGGGAGCATGCTCCCTTGCAAAAGTCACAAAAAAACCGTTTCACATTGCTGCAAAACGGTTTTTAAATATATTATAATCTGAAATTAGTCTCTCATGAAGATGCTTAAAATGTACCAAAAAAGTAACATTAAAGAAGCAAACAATCCTAAAGAAGCCGCTACATACTGATCTTCTTCATAATTGTGTACCATATTTGACGTTTGGTATAAAATAGAACCTGCCGCCAAAATAACCATTCCGACACTAAACCATAAGCCTAAGTTGAATCCGAATAATACTCCTGCTAATATAAGTCCCAAAGCAATAAAGAAACCAACCGTTAGGATAGAACGTAAGAATGAAAAATCTTTCTTAGTCAACAATACAATAGCAGATAATCCTGTGAATAACGCCAGCGTCATAATTCCTGCTTGTGTTAATAATCCTGAACTGTCTCCCGATTGTGATTCAGAAATCGACATTGCTATTCCGATTAATGGAATAAAAATGAAAGCTTCTGCTACGACATACAGTAATAATCCTAAGTAATGTTTGTTTTTATCTTTCGTTTTCATTGCCATACGCTCTGCATAATTGGTCGCAAACATAAATCCGCCTAGCATTACAAGCCAAAGCCAACCTTCAGTTAATGAGAATGCAAAGTTTACCACTGCGGGAATTTGAAAGAATATCCACTCTACCACTACAAAAAGCAATACTGCCATTGCTAAGTGTGTATATGTTTTTTTGTAAAAAGCCACTTTTGCATCTTCTTTCAAAGCGCTTACAGGCATTAGTTGTTTTAATTCGTTCATATGTTTCATTTTTTTAATAATATCAAATTTACTACATAGTTTTCTATCGTGCAATATGTATAGTATTAATGGGTGTTAATTATTTGTGAATATTTCGGGCTTCGAGAACCTCAGCCCTCGGTACGTTATTACAATCTCGATTACGTCATTGCGACCGAAGTGAAGCAATCTGCCTCTCGTTTTCCAACACACAGACTGCCACGTCGCATACTTCTCGCAGTGACGAAAGCAAACGTCATTGCGAACGGAGTGAAGCAATCTGCCTCTTGAAATCCACAACTAACAGACTGCCACGTCGCTCACTCCTCGCAGTGACGTATTAAAATAATTTCGTGTAACCTTGAAGTCTAACACATCTAAAAGGTCTAACAATCCAAGCAAGTCCAAAATCCCAACAATCTCCGTATCTTTACACCACAAAAAAAAGAACTATGCTTACTTGGAAAGATATCATCCGCTATGCCACACATGGCAACAATAAACCAGACACACGCGTTGAGAAAACTGAAGCTGAATGGATTGCACAATTAACACCTGAGCAATACCGCATTACACGCCAAAAAGGTACAGAACGCGCATTTTCTGGAGAACATTGCAGTCGCTATGATCCTGGTGTGTATGAATGCACATGTTGTAATACACCTTTGTTTGATTCGAATTTGAAGTTTGATTCTAGCAGCGGTTGGCCAAGTTTTACAGAGCCTGTAACAGCTAATGTGATTGATTATATTAAAGATAGTACACACGGCATGATTCGCGTAGAAGTGACTTGCAGTACTTGCGACGCACATTTAGGACACGTATTTCCTGATGGTCCAGAACCAAGTGGATTGCGTTTTTGTATCAATTCGGAATCGTTGGTGTTGGGGGAATGAGTTTTTGAGTTATGGCTGTTAGGTGTTAGGTGTTAGGTGTTAGGTGTTAGGTGAAATTATATGTATTATGAACAATTAAAATAGCATTCAACGTCACTTCGAGTGAATTTTTATTTATCGAGCGAAGCTAGCATATATAAAAATTAGTATCGAGAAGCGATTCCAAAGCTGTTCTCGATACAATTTTTCCGTTTCACTTCAAAATCACTCGAACTGACGAAATAGTAACTAACAACCAAAGCCAAACGAATTATAGTTTAAAAGTTTATAGGTTTATGAGTTTATCCATTTTGTGAGCAATTCACATACCAAAATACCAAGAGCAAAGCGATCCACACTTCGACTCCGCTCAGTGTCCGCAACCGAACTAATCCAAGAGCAAAGCGAATTATAGTTTATAGGTTTATGAGTTTATCTAATGTGTGAATAATTCAAATATCAGCATTTAGACTTACTCAGTATCAGCAACCAAACTAATCTAACAGCGACAGCGAGTCTAAGAGATTCCCGCCTGCGCGGGAACAAGTCTAAGAGCAATCCAGCTAACCTTGAATCTTTGAATGCTTAAATCTTTGAATTGAGCAAAGCGAAAAGTCACGCCATTTCAAACGCCTTTTGATAAATAGCTTCATAAATTGGTACAATCTTATTGATATCAAATGCTAAGGCTTGTTCTTTAGCACCTTTTTTGAATTTTTGAAGTTCAGCATCATCTTTTAGTATTTTAAGTGCATTGCGCGACATGTCTTTTACATCACCAACTGTACTTAAATATCCTGAAACTCCATGAACATTTACTTCTGGAATTCCTCCTGTATTGCTTGATATCACCGGAACGGAAGAAATCATCGCTTCCAAAGCTGCCAATCCGAAACTTTCCGTTTCTGACGGTAATAAGAACAAATCAGAGAAACACAGTATTTTATCAATCTCATTACTATTTCCTAAAAAGATCACTTTATTCAAAATACCGAGTTCTTCACATAACAATTCCGCTGGTTCGCGCTCTGGTCCTTCGCCAACCATCATGAGTTTTGCGGGAATTTCTTTTTGAATTTCATTAAAAATACGAACTACATCACCAATACGCTTTACAGGTCTGAAGTTACTAATATGCGTGATTATTTTTTCATCATCCGTTGCCATCAAACTACGTTGACAATCTGTGAACTCATTATCAATATGTTTGCTAACATCTATAAAATTGGGAATGACGTCTATTTCTTTTTTTATATCGAACAAACGCAATGTATCTCGCTTTAAGCTTTCTGAAACCGACGTTACAACATCCGATTTGTTAATACTAAACGTAACTGCCGATTTGTAAAACGGATGACTTCCTACCAACGTAATGTCTGTTCCGTGCAACGTTGTCACCATCGGAATAGAAATTCCTTCTTCTGCCAACATCTTTTTTGCCATATAACCTGCATATGCATGCGGAATAGCGTAATGTACATGTAACAAATCTATTTTATGAAGTTTGACCATATCTACCAATTTGCTCGACAATGCCAATTCATATGGTTGGTAATGGAATAATGGATATTCGGGTACGTTTACTTCGTGAAAGTGAATGTTTTCGCCTAATAATGCCAAGCGAACTGGCTGTTTGTACGTAATGAAATGTATTTCGTGTCCTCTATTGGCTAAGGCAATTCCTAGTTCGGTAGCAACAACGCCACTACCGCCAAATGTTGGGTAACATACTATGGCTATTTTCATTGGTTTATTTTACTTTTCAATAGCTTCATAAATGAGCTTTTGAATTTTGGTTCGTATATCAGTTTTAATTAGTTTTCTATTCGACATGGTCGGATAGGTTCTGTTGGATAGGAATACATACACAATTTCTTCATCAGGATCTGCCCACGTATACGTGCCTGTAAATCCAGAATGTCCAAAACTTGTCATGGAAACACAACCGCACGTTGGTCCAGCATCGCCCAATTGTGGTTTGTCAAATCCTACGCCGCGTCTGTTGTCATCTTGACAGTAATAACAGGTATTGAATTTGGCAATCGTTGCCGCATCAAAGTACTTTTTATCTCCGTATGTTCCGCCTTGCATATACATTTGCATCATTTTAGCAACATCATTGGCATTACTAAACAAGCCTGCGTGTCCTCCTATTCCACCTTGCATTGCTGCGCCCATATCGTGAACATATCCTTGCAAGGTTTGATTTCGGTAGTAGTCGTCTTCTTCCGAAGGAACTATCATATTTTTTGAAAATTTTTCTAACGGATTGTACGTCATGCTGTGCGCGCCCAATGATTGGTAAAAGAAACGCTGCGTTAATATGTTGAGGTCTCCATTATATTGGGTTTCTACGTACTCTTTTAAAATGTAAAAAGGCAAATCGCTGTATTTGTAGCGTTTTCTTTTAAGCAAGTCACTATCTATAATCCGCTGCATCATGGAATCTTTATATTCCACATTCATGTAGAGTTTGTCAGCGACTTTGATGTTGAATGTTTTCGATTTTTTAGTGCTATACCATTTGCTATCGGGTTTCTTAGTAACACTATCCAACGTGTTGATGTAGAACGGAATCCAAGGTTTTAATTGCGCGTAATGCGACATTATTTCTACAATTGTCAACTTCTCTTTGTTCGATCCTTTAAATGTTGGCAACAGATCGCCAAGCTTTGAAGTCAATGCAAGTTTTTTGTTTTCTTCTAAATGCATGACTAAAGGCAACGTTGCCAATATTTTTGTCATGGAAGCGATATCATAAATATCTCTGTCGGTAACTTTTCGCTTTTTCTCATACGTATGATAACCGAAGTTTTTATGATAGATAATTTTCCCTTTTCGGGCGATGAGCAATTGCACACCTGGCGCCATTTTTTCAGAAACAAC from Kordia antarctica encodes the following:
- the bshA gene encoding N-acetyl-alpha-D-glucosaminyl L-malate synthase BshA, whose protein sequence is MKIAIVCYPTFGGSGVVATELGIALANRGHEIHFITYKQPVRLALLGENIHFHEVNVPEYPLFHYQPYELALSSKLVDMVKLHKIDLLHVHYAIPHAYAGYMAKKMLAEEGISIPMVTTLHGTDITLVGSHPFYKSAVTFSINKSDVVTSVSESLKRDTLRLFDIKKEIDVIPNFIDVSKHIDNEFTDCQRSLMATDDEKIITHISNFRPVKRIGDVVRIFNEIQKEIPAKLMMVGEGPEREPAELLCEELGILNKVIFLGNSNEIDKILCFSDLFLLPSETESFGLAALEAMISSVPVISSNTGGIPEVNVHGVSGYLSTVGDVKDMSRNALKILKDDAELQKFKKGAKEQALAFDINKIVPIYEAIYQKAFEMA
- a CDS encoding Bax inhibitor-1/YccA family protein, with protein sequence MNELKQLMPVSALKEDAKVAFYKKTYTHLAMAVLLFVVVEWIFFQIPAVVNFAFSLTEGWLWLVMLGGFMFATNYAERMAMKTKDKNKHYLGLLLYVVAEAFIFIPLIGIAMSISESQSGDSSGLLTQAGIMTLALFTGLSAIVLLTKKDFSFLRSILTVGFFIALGLILAGVLFGFNLGLWFSVGMVILAAGSILYQTSNMVHNYEEDQYVAASLGLFASLMLLFWYILSIFMRD
- the msrB gene encoding peptide-methionine (R)-S-oxide reductase MsrB — its product is MLTWKDIIRYATHGNNKPDTRVEKTEAEWIAQLTPEQYRITRQKGTERAFSGEHCSRYDPGVYECTCCNTPLFDSNLKFDSSSGWPSFTEPVTANVIDYIKDSTHGMIRVEVTCSTCDAHLGHVFPDGPEPSGLRFCINSESLVLGE